The following are encoded in a window of Bradyrhizobium guangdongense genomic DNA:
- a CDS encoding thymidine phosphorylase family protein, whose product MLPDPSRSQLKIRRVHLDTGRENVVVVSRRSKALRADIFRGFSRVELRLDDKTLLATLLITDDDALAAEDEIGLSEPAFHRFAKPVGTLVTVAPAAPPESLEAVRAKIRGQTLDKAEIGAIINDLAHFRYSDMEIAAFLIGSASFITSDELLALTGAMAQAGTQLVWPDPIVVDKHCIGGIPGNRTSMVVVPIVAAHGLPIPKTSSRAITSPAGTADTMEVLARVNVGVEEMKSIVSSCSGCLIWGGHVNLSPADDVLISVERPLSLDTREQMVASIMSKKIAAGSTHLLIDIPVGPTAKVTTATEAMRLRKLFEFVGDRFGRAVEVITTDGRQPIGNGIGPVLEANDVMAVLGNDKDAPRDLREKSLRLAAHLLEYDPKLRGGAGYARARELLESGAALKQMQKIIDAQGPSKCSTELGPSSFEVKAAHDGVVSGIDCLRLNRLARTAGAPLDKGAGIRLFKKIGDRVEQGEPLYRVYTFDGPEHDLAASAAQQETGYILNGHEALQGRTPS is encoded by the coding sequence ATGCTTCCAGATCCCTCACGCTCCCAGCTCAAGATACGCCGCGTCCATCTCGATACGGGCCGCGAGAACGTGGTCGTCGTCTCCAGGCGCTCGAAGGCGCTGCGTGCGGACATCTTTCGCGGCTTCAGCCGCGTCGAGCTGCGTCTCGACGACAAGACGCTGCTCGCGACGCTCCTGATCACCGACGACGACGCGTTGGCGGCCGAGGACGAGATCGGCCTTTCCGAGCCGGCATTCCACCGCTTCGCAAAGCCCGTCGGCACCCTGGTCACAGTCGCACCGGCCGCGCCTCCGGAAAGCCTCGAAGCGGTCCGCGCCAAGATTCGCGGCCAAACGCTCGACAAGGCCGAGATCGGCGCGATCATCAACGACCTCGCGCATTTTCGCTATTCCGACATGGAGATCGCCGCGTTCCTGATCGGCTCGGCGAGCTTCATCACCAGCGACGAGCTGCTGGCGCTTACCGGCGCCATGGCGCAGGCCGGTACGCAGCTGGTTTGGCCGGACCCGATCGTGGTCGACAAGCACTGCATCGGCGGCATTCCCGGCAACCGTACCTCGATGGTCGTGGTGCCGATCGTCGCCGCCCACGGCCTGCCGATCCCGAAGACCTCCTCCCGCGCCATCACCTCGCCGGCCGGAACGGCCGACACGATGGAGGTGCTGGCCCGGGTGAATGTCGGCGTCGAGGAGATGAAATCGATCGTCTCGTCCTGCAGCGGATGCCTGATCTGGGGCGGGCACGTGAACCTGTCGCCGGCCGACGACGTGCTGATCTCGGTCGAACGGCCGCTCAGCCTGGACACTCGCGAGCAGATGGTCGCCTCCATCATGTCCAAGAAGATCGCCGCGGGATCGACCCACCTGCTGATCGACATTCCGGTGGGGCCGACGGCGAAGGTCACCACCGCGACCGAGGCGATGCGCTTGCGAAAGCTGTTCGAATTCGTCGGCGACCGGTTCGGCCGAGCAGTCGAGGTGATCACGACCGACGGCCGCCAGCCGATCGGCAACGGCATTGGGCCGGTGCTCGAGGCCAACGACGTAATGGCGGTGCTCGGCAACGATAAGGATGCGCCGCGTGATTTGCGCGAGAAATCGCTGCGGCTCGCCGCTCACTTGCTGGAATATGATCCGAAGCTGCGCGGCGGTGCCGGCTATGCACGCGCGCGCGAGCTGCTCGAGAGCGGCGCCGCCCTGAAACAGATGCAGAAGATCATCGACGCTCAGGGGCCGTCGAAATGCAGCACCGAGCTCGGCCCCAGCAGCTTCGAGGTCAAAGCTGCCCATGACGGCGTGGTGTCCGGGATCGACTGCCTGCGCCTCAACCGCCTTGCCCGCACCGCCGGGGCGCCGCTCGACAAGGGCGCCGGCATCCGCCTCTTCAAGAAGATCGGCGATCGCGTCGAGCAAGGCGAGCCACTCTATCGGGTCTACACGTTCGACGGACCCGAACACGATCTCGCCGCCTCTGCCGCCCAGCAGGAGACCGGCTACATCCTCAACGGCCATGAGGCTCTCCAGGGCAGGACGCCGTCGTGA
- a CDS encoding ribose-phosphate pyrophosphokinase: MRTIALQTLPCATGAAKRLAGRLELGCDEIALHRFPDGELRVTVAPAAETTILYAPLDQPNDKLIALLFAAEALRRGGARRLVLVAPYLCYMRQDAAFHPGEAISQRAMGTLLATLVDRIVTVDAHLHRTPNIRSVFPGIEAQNLSAMPAIADALGADGLDPATVVIGPDAESEPWVRDLAARLGLQHTVARKTRQGDRSVDIDFADPALLCGRPALMVDDIVSSGTTLMVAARALRAIGATAVDAVVTHALFPAALVAAFADAGIRSIRSTDSVPHPTNAITLDKTLAAALSSELGTTHSLETTR, translated from the coding sequence GTGAGAACGATCGCGCTTCAAACGCTGCCCTGCGCGACCGGCGCGGCGAAGCGCCTCGCGGGGCGGCTTGAACTTGGCTGCGACGAGATCGCCCTGCACCGCTTTCCCGACGGCGAGCTGCGCGTCACGGTCGCTCCTGCGGCAGAGACGACGATCCTCTATGCGCCGCTCGATCAACCCAACGACAAGCTGATCGCTCTGCTGTTCGCCGCGGAAGCGCTGCGGCGCGGTGGCGCCCGGCGGCTGGTGCTGGTGGCTCCCTATCTCTGCTACATGCGGCAGGACGCCGCGTTTCATCCGGGCGAAGCGATCAGCCAGCGCGCCATGGGCACACTGCTGGCAACGCTCGTGGATCGCATCGTCACGGTGGACGCCCACTTGCACCGCACCCCCAACATCAGGTCCGTCTTTCCAGGCATCGAGGCGCAGAATCTGTCCGCGATGCCGGCGATCGCGGATGCGCTTGGCGCCGATGGTCTCGATCCCGCCACCGTCGTGATCGGTCCCGACGCGGAGTCCGAGCCCTGGGTCAGGGATCTTGCGGCGCGCCTCGGCTTGCAGCACACCGTCGCGCGCAAGACGCGGCAGGGCGATCGCTCCGTGGATATCGATTTTGCCGATCCGGCGCTGCTTTGCGGGCGACCGGCGCTGATGGTCGACGACATCGTCTCGTCGGGAACGACGCTGATGGTCGCAGCGAGGGCACTGCGGGCGATCGGTGCAACGGCCGTCGATGCGGTTGTGACGCATGCGCTGTTTCCGGCCGCGCTGGTGGCCGCATTCGCCGACGCCGGCATCCGCTCGATCCGTTCGACTGACAGCGTGCCGCATCCGACCAACGCGATCACGCTCGATAAGACGCTCGCGGCTGCCCTGTCGTCCGAACTCGGCACGACACATTCCCTGGAGACGACAAGATGA
- a CDS encoding MBL fold metallo-hydrolase translates to MSITVRFCGAARTVTGSSYLFQTAAGTFLVDCGLFQGPKTLKELNYGAFPFRPATVQAVLLTHAHIDHSGLLPKLVREGFAGPILATRGTIDLCSYMLPDAGSIQESEVAQLNRRNASRGRKEVQPIYTQADAIASLQSFRAVDYEHWTDVIPGVRARYWNAGHLLGSASIELEIAEQGSQRPLRVLLSGDVGPEAKLLQPDPEAPSDLDYVISESTYGDRVRAATTPALRRQHLAAEVREAAAAGGALLIPAFAVERTQELIVDLVDLMEHGAIPTAPIFLDSPLAIRATEVFRRHAASLDPAVDAERLLNSPHLKFTETADESKAIMRLSGFHIIIAASGMCDAGRIRHHLKRWLWNERATVLLAGFQANGTLGRFLQNGAKAVRIQGEEIRVAARIRMIDEYSGHADGAGMAGWIAARRPIARGLFLVHGEEGAISGLADRVAERIIPAAKVYQPMLDDIYELAAAEPRVMDADHRRRLAPEAVTHLDWHNEMSELMLDINDRVGAAADDRARGVIIRRLRRALQDNG, encoded by the coding sequence ATGAGCATCACCGTTCGCTTCTGCGGGGCCGCCCGCACCGTGACCGGCTCCAGCTATCTGTTCCAGACCGCCGCCGGCACCTTCCTGGTCGATTGCGGCCTGTTCCAGGGGCCGAAAACGCTCAAAGAGCTCAATTACGGCGCCTTCCCTTTTCGTCCCGCGACCGTCCAAGCGGTCCTGCTCACGCACGCCCATATCGACCACAGCGGCTTGTTGCCCAAGCTCGTCCGTGAAGGATTTGCAGGACCGATCCTGGCGACGCGGGGCACGATCGACCTCTGCTCCTACATGCTGCCGGACGCCGGCAGCATCCAGGAGTCGGAGGTCGCGCAGCTCAACCGGCGCAACGCCTCGCGCGGGCGCAAGGAGGTGCAGCCGATCTACACGCAGGCCGACGCGATCGCATCGCTGCAATCGTTTCGCGCCGTCGACTATGAACACTGGACCGACGTGATCCCGGGCGTCCGCGCGCGCTATTGGAACGCCGGCCATCTGCTCGGCTCCGCCTCGATCGAGCTCGAGATCGCCGAACAGGGTTCGCAGCGTCCGTTGCGCGTGCTGCTCTCCGGCGACGTCGGCCCGGAGGCAAAGCTGCTCCAGCCCGATCCCGAAGCGCCAAGCGACCTCGACTATGTGATCTCCGAATCCACCTATGGCGATCGCGTACGCGCCGCCACGACGCCCGCGCTCCGCAGGCAGCACCTCGCCGCCGAGGTGCGCGAGGCGGCGGCGGCCGGAGGCGCGCTGCTGATACCGGCCTTCGCGGTCGAACGAACGCAGGAGCTGATCGTCGATCTCGTCGATCTGATGGAGCACGGCGCGATCCCGACCGCGCCGATCTTCCTCGACTCGCCGCTGGCGATCCGCGCCACCGAAGTGTTCCGCCGGCACGCCGCGAGCCTCGATCCGGCCGTCGACGCCGAACGCCTGCTCAACTCGCCGCACCTCAAATTCACCGAGACCGCCGATGAGAGCAAGGCGATCATGCGCCTCAGCGGATTTCACATCATCATCGCGGCCAGCGGCATGTGCGATGCCGGCCGCATCCGCCATCACCTGAAGCGCTGGCTCTGGAACGAGCGCGCGACCGTGCTGCTCGCCGGCTTCCAGGCCAACGGCACGCTCGGCCGCTTCCTGCAGAACGGCGCCAAGGCCGTGCGGATCCAGGGGGAGGAAATCCGGGTCGCGGCGCGGATCCGCATGATCGACGAATATTCCGGTCACGCCGACGGCGCCGGAATGGCGGGCTGGATCGCGGCGCGCCGTCCCATCGCCCGCGGACTGTTCCTGGTCCACGGCGAGGAAGGCGCCATCTCCGGGCTGGCGGACCGCGTCGCCGAACGCATCATTCCCGCCGCCAAGGTCTACCAGCCGATGCTGGACGACATCTATGAGCTTGCCGCTGCCGAACCGCGCGTGATGGATGCCGATCATCGCCGGCGCCTCGCGCCGGAGGCCGTGACCCATCTCGACTGGCACAACGAGATGTCGGAGCTGATGCTCGACATCAACGACAGGGTTGGGGCCGCTGCCGACGATCGTGCGCGCGGCGTGATCATCCGAAGACTGCGGCGGGCACTGCAGGACAACGGATAG
- a CDS encoding cation-translocating P-type ATPase, with amino-acid sequence MKSQAMQGLTASEAQARLQAEGFNELPPAGRRTIMRLVIEVLREPMLLLLLAGGLIYFVLGDLGEALLLLAFATLSIVITIVQEARTERVLDSLRDLTSPRALVIRGGERIRIPGREVVRGDLIVLSEGDRVAADAVVLRSVDLLLDESLLTGESVPVRKQARAASEQSIPPRAGGDDQPFVFSGTLVVRGSGLAEVTSTGVLSEIGKIGQSLHSLATEAPRLQQQTTRLVAIFAVVSAFVIALAVLLYGLYRGGWLEGVLAGIALGMSMLPEEFPVVLTVFLAMGAWRISQARVLTRRASAIESLGAATVLCTDKTGTLTENRMTVARLMLPDGTQCTPDAATRVAPAFNPLIETGVLACAREPFDPMEKALHALSPDAGGELRLVRSYGLRPGLLAMSNVWRRNDNESVVAAKGAPETVGMLCGMSEEELAELRARVDALAREGLRVLGVARANWAEADCPETQRGFPFHFCGLTGFADPLRPEVEDAIAECRSAGIHVVMITGDYPATASAIALQAGLDPERVLTGTDVEAMADAELAGAARGRAVFARIAPAQKLRIVDALKRAGEIVAMTGDGVNDSPSLKSAHIGIAMGGRGTDVAREASSIVLLDDDFGSIVKAIRLGRRIYDNLRKAMSFILAVHVPIAGLALLPLLTGMPLLFGPVHIAFLEMIIDPVCSLVFEAETEESDVMQRPPRSPDEPLLPRPLLIWSALQGGLALALTGGVMVTANRYGMPASEVRALTFFSLMLVIVSLIFVNRSFSTSLVEAFTRPNRTLAIIVVFVTSVLALSLVWPAAAGLFRFGPLHADDLAATAVVALISLVLLELSKYPLRRRVRTSGPA; translated from the coding sequence ATGAAATCACAGGCGATGCAGGGGCTGACCGCATCCGAAGCACAGGCCCGGCTGCAGGCCGAAGGCTTCAACGAGCTGCCTCCCGCGGGCCGGCGGACGATCATGCGCCTCGTCATCGAGGTGCTGCGCGAGCCCATGCTGCTGCTGTTGCTGGCGGGCGGCCTGATCTATTTCGTTCTGGGGGATCTCGGCGAGGCGCTGCTGCTTCTGGCGTTCGCAACGCTCTCTATCGTCATCACGATTGTGCAGGAGGCGCGCACCGAGCGTGTGCTCGATTCCTTACGCGATCTGACCAGCCCGCGCGCGCTGGTGATCCGTGGCGGCGAGCGCATCCGAATTCCCGGTCGCGAGGTCGTTCGCGGCGACCTGATCGTCCTCTCCGAGGGGGATCGCGTGGCCGCGGACGCCGTGGTCCTGCGATCTGTCGATCTCCTGCTGGATGAATCCCTGCTGACGGGGGAATCGGTTCCGGTTCGAAAACAAGCTCGAGCGGCGTCCGAACAATCGATCCCGCCGCGCGCCGGCGGTGACGACCAGCCGTTCGTGTTCTCCGGCACGCTAGTGGTTCGCGGCAGCGGTCTGGCCGAAGTGACCTCGACCGGCGTCTTGAGCGAGATCGGCAAGATCGGACAGTCCCTGCATTCGCTCGCGACCGAAGCACCCCGCCTGCAGCAGCAGACGACGCGGCTGGTGGCGATATTCGCCGTCGTCAGCGCTTTCGTAATCGCGTTGGCCGTTCTCCTGTACGGACTCTATCGCGGCGGATGGCTGGAGGGCGTGCTCGCCGGCATCGCGCTCGGCATGTCGATGCTTCCGGAGGAGTTTCCGGTGGTCCTGACGGTGTTCCTCGCCATGGGCGCCTGGCGCATCTCGCAGGCGCGGGTGTTGACGCGGCGCGCCTCGGCCATTGAATCGCTGGGCGCCGCGACCGTGCTCTGCACAGACAAGACCGGCACGCTGACGGAAAACCGCATGACGGTCGCGCGCCTGATGCTGCCCGACGGGACGCAATGTACGCCGGACGCCGCAACGCGCGTTGCCCCCGCGTTCAATCCGTTGATCGAAACCGGCGTGCTGGCCTGTGCCCGCGAGCCGTTCGATCCGATGGAGAAGGCATTGCACGCGCTCAGCCCGGATGCCGGTGGCGAGTTGCGGCTGGTGCGGAGCTATGGCTTGCGTCCCGGCCTCTTGGCCATGTCGAACGTGTGGCGCCGCAACGATAACGAGTCCGTTGTGGCGGCGAAGGGCGCTCCCGAGACAGTTGGCATGCTTTGCGGAATGAGCGAGGAAGAGTTGGCTGAATTGCGGGCGCGCGTTGACGCGCTCGCACGTGAAGGGCTCCGGGTGCTCGGTGTGGCGCGGGCGAATTGGGCGGAGGCGGATTGTCCCGAGACTCAACGCGGCTTTCCCTTTCACTTTTGCGGCCTGACCGGTTTTGCCGATCCGCTGCGGCCTGAAGTCGAGGATGCCATTGCCGAATGCCGTTCCGCAGGCATCCACGTCGTCATGATCACGGGCGACTATCCCGCGACTGCGTCGGCCATCGCGCTGCAGGCGGGCCTCGATCCCGAACGCGTCCTGACCGGCACGGATGTCGAAGCCATGGCCGATGCCGAACTCGCCGGCGCGGCACGGGGACGAGCCGTCTTCGCGCGAATAGCGCCGGCCCAGAAACTGCGCATCGTCGATGCGCTCAAGCGCGCGGGCGAGATCGTCGCCATGACCGGCGACGGCGTCAATGATTCACCGTCGCTGAAGTCCGCCCATATCGGCATCGCCATGGGTGGGCGGGGCACCGACGTGGCGCGCGAAGCGTCCTCGATCGTTCTGCTCGACGACGATTTCGGCTCGATCGTGAAGGCCATCCGGCTCGGCCGCCGGATCTACGACAATCTACGCAAGGCGATGAGCTTCATCCTTGCCGTCCACGTTCCGATCGCCGGACTTGCGCTGTTGCCGCTGCTCACAGGGATGCCGCTGCTGTTCGGCCCGGTTCACATCGCGTTTCTCGAGATGATCATCGATCCCGTCTGTTCTCTGGTCTTCGAGGCGGAAACCGAGGAGAGCGACGTGATGCAGCGGCCGCCGCGTTCACCGGACGAGCCTTTGCTGCCGAGGCCTCTGCTGATCTGGTCGGCGCTGCAGGGAGGCTTGGCGCTGGCCCTGACCGGGGGGGTAATGGTGACGGCAAACCGATATGGCATGCCGGCGAGCGAGGTGCGCGCACTGACATTCTTCTCGCTGATGTTGGTGATCGTGAGCTTGATCTTCGTCAACCGGTCGTTCTCGACGTCGCTGGTCGAAGCTTTTACCCGTCCGAACCGGACGCTGGCCATCATCGTGGTGTTCGTGACGTCGGTGCTTGCCCTGAGTCTGGTGTGGCCGGCCGCGGCGGGCCTGTTCCGCTTTGGTCCCCTGCACGCGGATGATCTTGCCGCTACGGCGGTGGTCGCGTTGATCTCCCTGGTGCTGCTGGAACTCTCGAAATACCCGTTGCGCCGCAGGGTGCGGACCTCGGGGCCGGCTTGA
- a CDS encoding thiamine pyrophosphate-requiring protein, with translation MKLGTAIAEIMRREGIEILCGYPVNHLIEHAAKAEIRPVMVRQERVGVHMADAISRVTSGRTIGAFCMQHGPGAENAMGGVAQCFGESVPVLVLPMGYQRRLAHIGPNFNSSEAMKPFSKSSEPIILAAEVTNIFRRAFTKLKNGRGGPVIVEIPADMWNEEVPEPLNYTPVLRTRYGADPVHVKEAASLLVNAKRPVIYAGQGVHYAQAWPQLKRLAERLAIPVTTSLGGKSSFPETHPLSLGSGGLAVPRAVPKFLGEADVIFGIGCSFTETSFGIAMPKGKAIIHSTLDPNHLNKDVEAKIGLVGDAGLVLDALLEEVNKTVSTDRDASAVAAEIAASHEEWLAKWMPKLTSNDAPLSPYRVLWDLQHTVDIDNTIITHDAGSPRDQLSPFWKAVTPLSYLGWGKTTQLGYGLGLAMGAKLAKPDKLCINVWGDAAIGFTGMDFETAVRERIPIMSILLNNFSMAIELKVMPISTEKYRSTDISGDYAAMARAFGGHGERVTRPEDIIPAIKRGIQKTREGVPVLLEFITTKETEVSRPGT, from the coding sequence ATGAAGCTCGGCACCGCCATTGCGGAAATCATGCGGCGTGAGGGAATCGAGATCCTCTGCGGTTATCCCGTCAATCATCTGATCGAGCACGCGGCGAAGGCCGAGATCCGGCCCGTGATGGTGCGGCAGGAGCGCGTCGGCGTGCACATGGCGGATGCGATCTCGCGGGTGACGTCAGGGCGCACGATCGGCGCATTCTGTATGCAGCATGGGCCAGGCGCGGAGAACGCGATGGGCGGCGTCGCGCAATGCTTTGGCGAATCCGTTCCAGTGCTGGTGTTGCCGATGGGCTATCAGCGGCGGCTGGCGCATATCGGGCCGAACTTCAACTCCAGCGAGGCGATGAAGCCGTTTTCGAAATCCTCCGAACCGATCATCTTGGCGGCCGAGGTTACCAACATCTTCCGTCGCGCCTTCACCAAGCTGAAGAACGGACGCGGCGGGCCCGTGATCGTCGAAATCCCCGCCGACATGTGGAACGAGGAGGTGCCGGAACCGCTGAACTACACGCCGGTGCTGCGCACCCGCTACGGCGCCGATCCCGTGCATGTGAAGGAAGCAGCAAGCTTGCTTGTCAACGCCAAGCGCCCCGTGATCTATGCCGGCCAGGGCGTCCATTACGCGCAGGCATGGCCGCAGCTGAAACGGCTTGCGGAACGGCTGGCCATTCCTGTCACCACCAGCCTCGGCGGCAAATCGTCGTTTCCGGAGACGCATCCGCTCTCGCTCGGCTCCGGCGGCCTCGCCGTGCCGCGCGCGGTGCCGAAATTCCTCGGCGAAGCCGACGTCATCTTCGGCATCGGCTGCTCCTTCACCGAGACGAGTTTCGGCATTGCGATGCCGAAAGGCAAGGCCATCATCCACTCCACGCTCGATCCGAACCATCTCAATAAGGATGTCGAGGCAAAGATCGGCCTCGTCGGCGATGCCGGGCTCGTGCTTGATGCTCTGCTGGAGGAGGTCAATAAGACGGTCAGCACGGATCGAGATGCATCGGCCGTGGCGGCCGAGATCGCGGCCTCGCACGAGGAGTGGCTGGCGAAGTGGATGCCCAAGCTCACCAGCAACGATGCGCCGCTCAGCCCCTATCGCGTGCTGTGGGACCTGCAACACACCGTCGACATCGACAACACCATCATCACCCACGATGCCGGCAGCCCGCGCGATCAGCTCTCGCCGTTCTGGAAAGCTGTGACTCCCCTCTCCTATCTCGGCTGGGGCAAGACGACGCAGCTCGGCTACGGCCTTGGCCTTGCGATGGGCGCCAAGCTGGCAAAGCCCGACAAGCTCTGCATCAATGTCTGGGGCGATGCGGCGATCGGCTTTACCGGCATGGATTTCGAGACCGCAGTGCGCGAGCGCATCCCCATCATGTCGATCCTCTTGAATAATTTCTCGATGGCGATCGAGTTGAAGGTGATGCCGATCTCGACCGAGAAATATCGCTCGACCGACATTTCCGGCGACTACGCAGCGATGGCGCGCGCCTTCGGCGGCCATGGCGAGCGGGTGACGAGGCCAGAGGATATCATCCCGGCGATCAAACGCGGCATCCAGAAAACAAGGGAAGGCGTGCCGGTGCTGCTCGAGTTCATCACCACCAAGGAGACCGAGGTCTCGCGGCCGGGGACGTGA